The following are encoded together in the Terriglobia bacterium genome:
- a CDS encoding DNA gyrase inhibitor YacG yields MAKKRVRSLRCPTCRKLVLRDDPEFPFCSQRCRLIDLGKWASGGYVVSTPINQGDQFGEADYTVDQGRLSKPDSKHDDNDRKRS; encoded by the coding sequence ATGGCGAAGAAGCGTGTCCGCAGCCTACGTTGTCCCACCTGCCGCAAGCTGGTGCTGCGCGACGATCCTGAGTTCCCCTTCTGCAGCCAACGTTGCCGGCTGATTGACCTGGGCAAGTGGGCCAGTGGTGGATACGTTGTTTCCACTCCTATCAATCAGGGCGACCAATTCGGCGAGGCGGATTACACTGTGGACCAAGGCCGCCTCTCGAAACCGGACAGCAAGCACGATGACAACGACCGCAAGCGCTCCTGA
- a CDS encoding potassium channel protein, producing the protein MNIRRRLLYAILALTTMTAIAVIGYQVLGGPSVSFLQSLYMAVITLAGVGYGEIVDTSHNPALRVFNMFVVAVGVMITVYVFSVVTAFLVEGEIRNLFWRRTMLKRIQELKDHYIVCGLGDTGRYAVEEFHRTSTPFLVIESNEDNITRFKEHESGRYKEILYVIGDATEEKVLDAAGLDRAKCVIAAVASDKDNLVTTVMVRQKNPAVRIVARCADVKFADRMLRAGANTAVSPNAIGGLRLASEALRPHVTSFLDLMLREKSRTLRIDEIVVAGSSPWVGKSLEELKFRASYHLLPLAVKSSPGEHKHDFMVNPPDTLALQGGTVVIVMGDVEEIRRARHDAHHTPHMHTPASGAASTG; encoded by the coding sequence ATGAACATCCGCCGACGGCTCCTTTACGCCATCCTGGCCCTGACCACGATGACAGCGATTGCGGTCATCGGGTACCAGGTGCTCGGCGGCCCCTCGGTCAGCTTTCTCCAGTCGCTGTATATGGCGGTCATCACGCTGGCCGGAGTGGGCTACGGCGAGATCGTCGACACCAGCCACAACCCGGCGCTGCGCGTCTTCAACATGTTCGTCGTCGCCGTCGGTGTCATGATCACGGTGTACGTGTTTTCCGTGGTCACCGCTTTCTTGGTCGAGGGAGAGATCCGCAACCTGTTCTGGAGACGTACCATGCTGAAGCGCATCCAGGAACTGAAGGACCACTACATCGTTTGCGGCCTGGGCGACACCGGGCGCTACGCGGTCGAGGAATTCCACCGCACCAGTACGCCCTTCCTTGTGATCGAGAGCAATGAAGACAACATCACGCGCTTCAAAGAGCACGAGAGTGGCCGCTACAAGGAGATCCTGTACGTCATCGGGGATGCCACCGAAGAGAAAGTGCTGGACGCCGCCGGTCTGGACCGTGCCAAGTGCGTGATTGCGGCCGTCGCCAGCGACAAAGACAACCTTGTGACCACGGTGATGGTCAGGCAGAAAAACCCCGCGGTGCGCATCGTGGCCCGCTGTGCCGACGTGAAGTTCGCCGACCGCATGCTGCGCGCCGGCGCCAATACCGCGGTATCGCCCAACGCCATCGGCGGCCTGCGCCTGGCCAGCGAGGCGCTGCGCCCGCACGTCACCAGCTTCCTTGACCTCATGCTGCGCGAGAAGTCCCGCACCCTGCGCATCGACGAAATCGTGGTTGCCGGCAGCTCGCCGTGGGTCGGCAAGAGCCTGGAAGAGCTGAAATTCCGCGCCAGTTACCACCTGCTGCCGCTCGCCGTGAAGAGCAGTCCCGGAGAGCACAAGCACGATTTCATGGTCAACCCGCCCGACACGCTCGCCCTGCAGGGCGGAACGGTGGTGATTGTGATGGGAGATGTGGAAGAGATCCGGCGCGCCCGCCACGATGCGCACCACACGCCGCACATGCACACGCCGGCATCGGGCGCGGCTTCCACCGGCTAG
- the rimO gene encoding 30S ribosomal protein S12 methylthiotransferase RimO — protein MPDQPVTLEKPIASEQDAPKTRPQKVGFVSLGCPKNLVDSEVMMGMLAQAGAEITARAEDADVIVVNTCSFIESAQQESVNTILEMARHKTNGRARKLVVAGCLVERFRNEIRTDIPDVDAVVGTGELPKILEATGLQSPGAGRQESSSPFVILGGNGRAEGQAREQAGRFSREAWDGAIADLPNYLYDETTPRMLATPRASAYIKIAEGCDHPCSFCIIPQLRGKFRSRRFESVIAEAERLARGGVREITLIGQDTTCYGEDFGLKDGLALLLEKLAGIEELRWIRFLYAYPNKITGRLLETIAAQEKVCSYMDVPLQHASATVLKRMKRGGGAELFLRSIEKMRRTIPDLTLRTSFIVGFPGETEREFDELCDFVREAQFDWMGAFAYSDQEGASAHELGKKVPPAEIERRRRKLMQMQKTISRKRKKALLGRQFDLLIEGPSSETELLWEGRTPMHAPEIDGKVFISDFADESELEPGTFHRCEITEAHEYDLVARIL, from the coding sequence ATGCCTGACCAGCCGGTCACCCTCGAAAAACCCATTGCTTCTGAGCAGGACGCGCCAAAGACGCGGCCGCAGAAGGTTGGATTCGTGTCCCTGGGCTGCCCCAAGAACCTTGTGGACTCCGAAGTCATGATGGGCATGCTGGCGCAGGCTGGCGCGGAGATCACGGCGCGGGCCGAAGACGCCGACGTGATCGTGGTGAATACCTGCTCCTTCATCGAAAGCGCGCAGCAGGAATCGGTGAACACCATCCTGGAAATGGCGCGCCACAAAACCAACGGCCGCGCGCGCAAGCTGGTGGTCGCCGGGTGCTTGGTGGAGCGCTTCCGCAACGAGATCCGGACGGACATTCCGGACGTGGACGCGGTGGTGGGAACGGGGGAGCTGCCGAAGATTCTGGAAGCAACTGGGCTGCAGTCGCCAGGCGCCGGTCGCCAGGAAAGCAGCTCGCCATTTGTGATTCTGGGCGGTAATGGACGCGCCGAAGGACAAGCACGCGAGCAGGCGGGACGGTTTTCGCGTGAGGCATGGGACGGCGCGATTGCGGACTTGCCGAATTACCTTTACGACGAGACCACGCCGCGAATGCTGGCGACGCCGCGCGCCTCGGCGTACATCAAGATTGCCGAGGGCTGCGATCACCCGTGCAGCTTCTGCATCATCCCGCAGCTTCGCGGCAAATTCCGCTCGCGGCGCTTCGAGTCGGTAATCGCCGAGGCGGAGCGGCTGGCGCGTGGCGGCGTGCGCGAGATCACGCTCATCGGCCAGGACACCACCTGCTACGGCGAAGATTTCGGACTCAAGGACGGGCTGGCGCTGCTGCTGGAAAAGCTGGCCGGAATCGAAGAGCTGCGCTGGATCCGGTTCCTGTACGCGTACCCCAACAAGATCACCGGGCGCCTGCTGGAGACGATCGCGGCGCAGGAGAAGGTCTGCTCGTACATGGACGTGCCGCTGCAGCACGCATCGGCAACGGTGCTGAAGCGCATGAAACGCGGCGGCGGCGCGGAGTTGTTCCTGCGCTCGATCGAGAAAATGCGCCGCACCATTCCCGACCTGACGCTGCGCACCTCCTTCATCGTCGGCTTCCCCGGCGAGACGGAGCGCGAATTCGACGAGCTGTGCGATTTCGTGCGCGAGGCGCAGTTCGACTGGATGGGCGCGTTTGCCTACTCCGACCAGGAGGGCGCCAGCGCGCACGAGCTAGGCAAGAAGGTTCCGCCGGCGGAGATCGAACGGCGGCGGCGGAAGCTGATGCAAATGCAGAAAACCATCAGCCGCAAACGGAAAAAGGCGCTGCTCGGACGCCAGTTCGACCTGCTGATCGAAGGCCCGTCGAGCGAGACCGAGTTGCTGTGGGAAGGCCGCACGCCGATGCACGCGCCGGAAATTGACGGCAAGGTGTTCATCAGCGACTTTGCCGACGAGTCGGAACTGGAGCCGGGAACGTTTCACCGGTGCGAGATCACGGAAGCGCATGAGTACGACCTAGTCGCGCGGATTCTCTAA
- a CDS encoding gluconolaconase, whose product MGISDRLLGKKNVNGKPRIDTVEPGAALPGGEIRIIGSGLRPHELRRPKVQFGDVEGAVVISSDQFLVARVPEGAHSGPVTVDANGHASNPHDIRVAVTIAENLHPVTNPALDLEGNIYVTFSGSRGQKVPVAIYKIDTNYNVKPFLAEMMNPTAIAFDREGQMYVSSRYDGAVYRVAPNGTMSAYAEGMGVATGLAFDREENLYVGDRSGTIFKISRDRQIFVFATLEPSVSAYHMAFSPQGHLYVTGPTTSSFDAVHEVDPHGSVSVFFRGLGRPQGLAFDVDGNLYVAASLRGKRGVVRVTPDKHASLVVAGQNLVGLAFAPGRAAVLATNNAVHHLSWDIQGHPLLAAEETA is encoded by the coding sequence ATGGGAATCTCTGACCGGCTGCTGGGGAAAAAAAACGTCAACGGAAAACCGCGGATTGATACCGTGGAGCCGGGCGCTGCCCTGCCCGGCGGCGAGATCCGCATCATCGGCAGCGGCCTGCGCCCGCACGAATTGCGCCGCCCCAAGGTCCAGTTCGGCGACGTCGAAGGCGCGGTGGTCATCAGTTCCGACCAGTTCCTGGTGGCGCGCGTTCCGGAGGGCGCGCACTCCGGGCCGGTGACGGTGGACGCCAACGGGCACGCCAGCAACCCCCACGATATCCGGGTGGCGGTCACCATCGCCGAGAACCTGCACCCGGTCACCAATCCCGCGCTCGACCTGGAAGGCAACATCTACGTGACGTTTTCCGGATCGCGGGGCCAGAAGGTGCCGGTGGCGATCTACAAGATCGACACCAACTACAACGTCAAGCCGTTCCTGGCCGAGATGATGAACCCGACCGCCATCGCCTTCGACCGCGAGGGGCAGATGTACGTCAGCTCGCGCTACGACGGCGCCGTATACCGCGTCGCGCCCAACGGCACCATGTCCGCCTACGCGGAAGGGATGGGCGTGGCCACCGGGCTGGCGTTCGACCGGGAGGAGAATTTATACGTCGGCGACCGCAGCGGAACGATTTTCAAAATTTCGCGCGACCGGCAGATTTTCGTGTTTGCGACGCTGGAGCCGAGCGTATCGGCGTATCACATGGCATTCAGCCCCCAGGGACATCTGTACGTCACCGGGCCGACGACTTCGAGCTTCGATGCGGTGCACGAGGTCGATCCGCACGGCAGCGTCTCCGTGTTCTTCCGCGGACTGGGACGACCGCAGGGCCTGGCCTTCGACGTGGACGGGAATCTGTACGTGGCGGCGTCGCTGCGCGGCAAACGGGGAGTGGTGCGGGTCACGCCGGACAAGCACGCTTCGCTGGTGGTGGCCGGGCAGAACCTGGTGGGGCTGGCGTTTGCGCCCGGACGCGCCGCGGTGCTGGCCACCAACAACGCCGTCCATCATCTCTCGTGGGACATCCAGGGACATCCGCTGCTGGCGGCGGAGGAGACGGCGTAG
- a CDS encoding DUF5677 domain-containing protein, whose product MDNIPSLLIATLVKEKLEARGIKLTERQLRRLHKAVRDGKTEGLKFHSGKSTERNISIDITEEDKTSLLNRANRFFEEGLTEVVQKVADDISVKLLRQLKRNWPAESRAQRREIDGFRKRLEARWGSALELLRFLVTISRELGSESNVEMRVAANSKKSNLIEVVTRCHARACTLVEEVLCLLSAGFADGAMARWRTLHEIAVVALFIQQHGEDVAERYVGHLAVDSYKAASEYRDWQDRLGLEPISDKDFEDMRKASEAAVERFGRHFRGDYGWAADTLGKEPKFVDIERDVRLNALRTYYRMAGHSIHANPQGAFFSLGLMQETPTLLAGPSNAGLADPGHSAAISLTQVSSALVAVHSTFDNVVGLAIMAKIEPEIGKAFLKAHKKLERDERRVRRVEAMIDRHCSLSKAAGRDPLPRSRHSDR is encoded by the coding sequence ATGGACAACATCCCGTCGTTGTTAATCGCAACTTTAGTAAAGGAGAAACTTGAGGCTCGGGGAATCAAGCTCACCGAGAGGCAACTCCGGAGACTTCACAAAGCAGTTCGCGATGGGAAAACCGAAGGCCTCAAGTTCCACAGCGGAAAGTCCACTGAAAGGAATATCTCCATTGACATTACAGAAGAAGACAAGACGAGCCTTCTCAACAGAGCCAATCGGTTTTTTGAGGAAGGCTTGACAGAGGTCGTTCAAAAGGTCGCGGACGACATCTCTGTGAAATTGCTACGGCAGTTGAAGCGCAACTGGCCTGCTGAGTCTCGGGCGCAACGCCGCGAGATTGACGGATTTCGGAAACGTTTAGAGGCACGATGGGGCAGTGCGCTGGAGCTATTGCGATTTCTGGTAACGATCTCTCGCGAATTGGGATCCGAGTCGAACGTTGAGATGCGCGTTGCCGCGAACAGCAAGAAGAGCAATCTGATCGAAGTAGTGACGCGTTGTCACGCGCGAGCCTGTACGCTCGTCGAAGAGGTACTTTGCCTGCTATCAGCGGGATTTGCTGACGGTGCAATGGCGCGGTGGAGAACGCTGCATGAAATAGCTGTGGTCGCACTGTTCATTCAACAACACGGCGAAGACGTAGCGGAACGTTATGTCGGACACCTGGCAGTCGACTCGTACAAGGCAGCGAGTGAATACAGAGACTGGCAAGATCGGCTTGGATTAGAGCCTATCAGCGACAAGGATTTTGAAGATATGCGTAAAGCCTCGGAGGCCGCGGTCGAACGTTTCGGGCGGCACTTTAGGGGCGACTACGGTTGGGCGGCCGACACACTCGGCAAGGAGCCAAAGTTTGTCGACATTGAGCGTGATGTTCGTCTGAATGCACTCCGAACTTATTACCGGATGGCTGGGCACAGCATACACGCTAATCCCCAAGGGGCTTTTTTCAGTCTCGGACTTATGCAGGAAACGCCGACCCTGCTCGCTGGTCCGAGCAACGCAGGATTAGCCGACCCAGGCCACAGCGCCGCGATTTCATTGACGCAGGTATCTTCGGCTCTTGTTGCCGTACACTCGACGTTCGACAACGTCGTGGGCTTGGCGATTATGGCGAAGATAGAGCCCGAGATCGGAAAAGCATTCCTGAAAGCGCACAAAAAGTTGGAGCGCGACGAAAGGCGTGTTCGCCGCGTCGAAGCGATGATAGACCGCCATTGCTCTCTATCGAAAGCGGCCGGCAGAGACCCTTTGCCTCGCAGCCGGCATTCAGACCGGTGA
- the plsY gene encoding glycerol-3-phosphate 1-O-acyltransferase PlsY, with the protein MAIYFIVAVVAYLLGSIPFGYILMRVFRGEDVRAIGSGNIGATNVARKAPGLGVATLILDAAKGFCAVTVAMAIAHSRLNHFFPGYIDTYDVSPTLLMALGAVFAILGHVFPVWLKFKGGKGVATGVGAFIALAPKAVLIVLLLFVVIVAAFRYISLGSIVATAAFPLFAWLLYRYQASPAVFAAMVAASALIIAKHHENIRRLLAGTEHRFELKHR; encoded by the coding sequence ATGGCCATCTACTTCATCGTCGCCGTAGTCGCCTACCTGCTAGGGTCGATTCCCTTCGGCTACATCCTGATGCGCGTGTTTCGCGGCGAGGACGTACGCGCCATCGGCAGTGGAAACATCGGCGCGACGAACGTGGCGAGAAAGGCGCCGGGGCTGGGCGTAGCGACGCTCATTCTGGATGCAGCGAAAGGGTTCTGCGCCGTGACAGTTGCAATGGCAATAGCCCATTCGCGCCTTAATCACTTCTTTCCCGGGTACATTGACACGTATGACGTCTCGCCGACGCTGTTGATGGCCCTGGGCGCTGTGTTCGCCATTCTCGGCCACGTCTTCCCTGTCTGGCTGAAGTTCAAGGGCGGAAAGGGCGTTGCGACTGGTGTGGGAGCATTCATCGCGCTCGCGCCAAAAGCAGTGTTGATCGTGCTGTTGCTCTTTGTCGTGATTGTCGCGGCGTTCCGTTACATCTCGCTCGGCTCCATTGTGGCGACGGCGGCATTTCCGTTGTTTGCGTGGCTGTTGTATCGGTATCAGGCCTCGCCGGCTGTATTCGCCGCGATGGTCGCGGCCTCAGCGCTGATCATTGCCAAGCACCACGAAAACATTCGGCGGTTGTTGGCGGGCACGGAGCACCGGTTTGAGTTGAAGCACAGGTGA
- a CDS encoding phosphatidylglycerophosphatase A codes for MTTTASAPESSTVAQKTAWAWLIGTFFWIGKLKPGPGTWASVATVGLWRAFAPFAGGHQIPVAIAAAALVTAVGIPASTRVARESARKDPGFVVIDEVAGQLIALIGAPLHWKTLLVSLILFRAFDIVKPPPLRRLEDLPEGAGIMLDDVGAGLYALAVMQALRHWGLLP; via the coding sequence ATGACAACGACCGCAAGCGCTCCTGAGTCATCCACCGTTGCGCAGAAGACCGCATGGGCATGGCTGATCGGCACGTTTTTTTGGATTGGCAAGCTGAAGCCCGGCCCGGGGACCTGGGCGTCAGTAGCGACCGTCGGCTTATGGCGCGCGTTTGCCCCGTTCGCGGGTGGACATCAAATTCCGGTTGCAATCGCCGCCGCGGCGCTGGTGACGGCGGTGGGAATTCCGGCGTCCACCCGGGTGGCGCGCGAGTCGGCACGGAAAGACCCGGGTTTCGTAGTCATTGACGAAGTGGCGGGGCAGTTGATCGCCCTCATCGGCGCGCCGCTGCATTGGAAAACTCTGCTGGTGAGCCTTATACTTTTTCGTGCCTTCGACATCGTGAAGCCGCCGCCGCTTCGCCGGCTGGAAGATTTGCCGGAAGGCGCCGGAATCATGCTCGACGACGTCGGCGCGGGGCTTTACGCGCTGGCGGTGATGCAGGCGTTGCGTCATTGGGGCCTGCTGCCGTGA
- the thpR gene encoding RNA 2',3'-cyclic phosphodiesterase, with protein sequence MRVFVGLDIDPDIRQHMTRYLEGVRGFAPEARWVKPESFHVTLKFIGEQKDELVEEIKRELATVRGQPFDISFRGNGFFPSARSPRVFWLGIEAGEQLRQLAKAVDEAVARTGVPRETNDYQPHLTLARSGSGRPQPKPGDRPSPPLRRLAEKLEGKPAPDFGTMTTREFFLYESKLSPGGARYTKIARFPLE encoded by the coding sequence ATGCGTGTTTTCGTCGGACTCGACATTGATCCCGACATTCGCCAGCACATGACGCGCTACCTGGAAGGGGTGCGCGGATTTGCGCCCGAGGCGCGCTGGGTCAAGCCGGAATCGTTCCACGTCACGCTGAAATTCATCGGCGAGCAAAAGGACGAGCTGGTGGAGGAGATCAAGCGCGAACTGGCGACGGTGCGTGGACAACCGTTCGACATTTCATTTCGCGGGAATGGTTTTTTTCCCAGCGCACGCAGCCCGCGCGTGTTCTGGCTCGGTATTGAAGCCGGAGAGCAACTGCGGCAGCTTGCCAAGGCGGTGGACGAGGCAGTGGCGCGCACCGGCGTGCCGCGCGAGACCAATGATTACCAGCCGCATTTGACGCTGGCGCGCTCCGGTTCCGGCAGGCCGCAACCCAAGCCGGGCGACCGCCCCAGCCCGCCGCTGCGACGGCTGGCAGAGAAATTGGAAGGCAAGCCCGCACCCGACTTCGGTACAATGACCACTCGCGAATTCTTTCTGTACGAAAGCAAGCTGTCGCCGGGTGGGGCGCGCTACACGAAGATCGCGCGCTTTCCGTTGGAGTAG
- a CDS encoding competence/damage-inducible protein A yields the protein MTAEIIAIGSELLTPFFQDTNSLYLTEKLNELGVEVAFKTVVGDNREHLTSAARVAVGRADILIFMGGLGPTEDDLTRECVAAALGRGIHRDSEIITQLYTRFAKLRRKMPENNERQADVIDGAEVLPNAMGSAPGQWIEHKHERAQRYIMLLPGPPHEIKPMFDGQCIPRLRERLPRQFIATRVLKVAMMPESECDQRGAPIYKRFTDVQTTILAGAGEVQLRLTARADSQEAAQARVDELAGLLEDELDDFVYSSQGESLEQIVGYFLQMRGANIAVAESCTGGMLGERITKVSGSSRYFVGGAIVYDNEMKALFANVPPMLVAQHGAVSKEVAEAMAEGIREECRATVGVGITGVAGPTGGTEEKPVGLVYIAVADGKRTEVVERKFPGDRDRIRWWATQQALDMVRRRLM from the coding sequence GTGACCGCCGAGATCATCGCTATCGGCTCCGAGCTGCTCACGCCTTTTTTCCAGGACACCAATTCGCTCTACCTAACCGAAAAACTGAATGAGCTCGGCGTGGAAGTGGCGTTCAAGACGGTGGTCGGCGACAACCGCGAGCACCTTACTTCCGCGGCCAGGGTCGCCGTCGGCCGCGCCGACATCCTGATCTTCATGGGGGGGCTGGGTCCAACCGAGGACGACCTGACGCGCGAGTGCGTTGCCGCCGCGTTGGGACGCGGGATTCATCGCGATTCCGAAATCATCACCCAGCTCTACACGCGGTTCGCCAAACTGCGGCGCAAAATGCCGGAGAACAACGAGCGCCAAGCGGACGTGATAGACGGCGCCGAGGTGCTGCCCAACGCCATGGGATCCGCGCCGGGACAGTGGATCGAGCACAAGCATGAGAGGGCGCAGCGCTACATCATGCTGCTGCCCGGGCCGCCCCACGAGATCAAGCCCATGTTCGACGGGCAGTGCATTCCGCGGCTGCGCGAGCGCCTGCCGCGCCAGTTCATCGCCACCCGCGTGCTGAAGGTGGCAATGATGCCGGAATCGGAGTGCGACCAGCGGGGCGCGCCGATTTACAAGCGTTTCACCGACGTGCAGACGACAATCCTGGCGGGGGCGGGCGAGGTCCAGCTTCGGCTGACCGCGCGAGCCGATTCCCAGGAGGCGGCGCAAGCCCGCGTGGACGAGCTGGCGGGTTTGCTGGAAGACGAACTGGACGATTTCGTTTACTCCTCGCAGGGCGAATCGCTGGAGCAGATTGTCGGCTACTTCCTGCAGATGCGCGGCGCCAATATCGCGGTCGCGGAGTCGTGTACCGGGGGAATGCTGGGCGAGCGGATCACCAAGGTCAGCGGCAGCTCGCGGTACTTTGTCGGCGGCGCCATTGTTTACGACAACGAGATGAAGGCGTTATTCGCCAACGTGCCGCCGATGCTGGTGGCACAGCATGGGGCGGTGAGCAAGGAAGTCGCTGAGGCCATGGCGGAGGGAATTCGCGAGGAGTGCCGCGCGACCGTGGGCGTGGGAATCACCGGCGTGGCCGGGCCAACCGGCGGAACGGAAGAAAAACCGGTCGGGCTGGTTTATATCGCGGTGGCCGACGGAAAGCGTACCGAAGTGGTGGAGCGTAAGTTTCCCGGCGATCGCGATCGCATCCGCTGGTGGGCAACCCAGCAGGCGCTCGACATGGTGCGGCGAAGGTTGATGTGA
- a CDS encoding NAD(P)-dependent glycerol-3-phosphate dehydrogenase: protein MSEITVIGAGAWGTALSIVLGRKGTHRVKLWAFEKEVRESILARRTNDLFLAGANIPATVTPTNNFEEALRGAEIVVSVMPSHHCRGLFRQMSPHLTPEMMFVSATKGVETDSLLRMSEVIAQVLRESGRVTKPRIGALSGPSFAKEVARGDPTAITVASRDALLAETVQREFSEPCFRVYTNDDVAGVELGGSLKNVIAIAAGVCDGLGLGFNTIAALITRGLAEITRVAVACGARADTMAGLAGIGDLVLTCTGGLSRNRTVGVELGKGRKLDEIISGMHGMVAEGVLTTKAAVGLARKYAVEMPITEQIDAILNQGKAPREAIHELMTRPGASEIALHRA from the coding sequence ATGAGTGAAATTACGGTTATCGGCGCGGGAGCGTGGGGCACGGCGCTGTCCATCGTGCTCGGACGCAAGGGCACCCACCGCGTCAAGCTGTGGGCATTCGAAAAAGAGGTTCGCGAGTCCATCCTGGCGCGGCGCACGAATGATCTTTTTCTCGCCGGCGCCAACATTCCCGCCACCGTCACTCCCACCAACAATTTCGAGGAAGCGCTGCGCGGGGCGGAAATCGTCGTCAGCGTGATGCCTTCGCACCACTGCCGCGGGCTGTTCCGGCAGATGTCGCCGCACCTCACGCCGGAGATGATGTTCGTCAGCGCCACCAAAGGCGTGGAAACCGATTCCCTTCTCCGCATGAGCGAAGTGATTGCCCAGGTGCTGCGCGAGAGCGGGCGCGTAACGAAGCCGCGCATCGGGGCGTTGAGCGGGCCGTCATTCGCGAAAGAAGTAGCGCGCGGCGACCCCACGGCGATCACCGTCGCGTCCCGGGACGCGCTGCTTGCCGAGACGGTGCAGCGCGAATTCAGCGAGCCCTGCTTCCGCGTCTACACCAACGATGACGTCGCGGGCGTGGAGCTGGGCGGCTCGCTGAAGAACGTGATCGCCATCGCCGCCGGTGTGTGTGACGGCTTGGGGCTCGGGTTCAATACCATCGCCGCGCTGATCACGCGGGGGCTGGCGGAAATCACCCGCGTAGCGGTGGCCTGCGGCGCGCGGGCCGACACCATGGCGGGGCTGGCTGGAATCGGCGACCTGGTGCTGACCTGCACCGGCGGCCTGTCGCGCAACCGCACCGTGGGCGTGGAACTCGGCAAGGGGCGCAAGCTGGACGAGATTATTTCCGGCATGCACGGCATGGTCGCCGAGGGCGTGCTGACGACGAAGGCGGCGGTCGGCCTGGCGCGGAAATACGCGGTGGAAATGCCCATCACCGAGCAGATTGACGCGATCTTGAACCAGGGTAAGGCGCCGCGCGAAGCCATCCACGAGCTGATGACGCGGCCCGGCGCCAGCGAAATCGCGCTGCATAGGGCTTAA
- a CDS encoding BON domain-containing protein, with protein MKAKSSLFLALLLALGMTMACNRAPNDAQIANQVQSRITADSNIQNKQIGVQSANGVVTLSGTVASEVERSAAANDAAQVSGVKTVVNDLQVSQAAMAPPAPAPMKHPAPAARTASRHRAPALRRPRDHSRPSAATYAAPAGNMASAPAAPAVPAPPRVVTVPEGTSFSVRLVDPIDTERNKVGDTFRATVSQPVMIGDEVVIPTDADVEGRVVDSKSSGHFQGQSAIALTLTRLRMNGKTYALRTNQYDKQGSSRGKRTAATVGGGAALGAIIGGIAGGGKGAAIGAGVGAGAGTGVQAATKGQQIQLPPETVLNFRLEGPLNVTPASASDRNAGRQRVDQ; from the coding sequence ATGAAGGCAAAATCTTCGCTGTTTCTCGCACTATTACTCGCGCTCGGCATGACCATGGCGTGCAACCGCGCCCCCAATGACGCGCAAATCGCCAATCAGGTGCAATCCAGGATTACCGCCGACAGCAACATCCAGAACAAGCAGATTGGAGTGCAGTCGGCCAATGGTGTGGTCACACTGTCCGGCACGGTGGCCAGTGAGGTCGAGCGCAGCGCCGCTGCCAACGATGCGGCGCAGGTCTCCGGCGTGAAGACCGTGGTCAACGATCTCCAGGTGTCGCAAGCGGCGATGGCGCCGCCCGCGCCTGCTCCGATGAAACACCCGGCGCCGGCGGCGCGTACGGCGTCGCGGCATCGTGCCCCCGCCCTGCGCCGCCCGCGCGATCACAGCCGTCCTTCGGCTGCCACCTACGCTGCTCCGGCCGGCAACATGGCATCTGCTCCCGCAGCGCCGGCAGTGCCTGCCCCGCCGCGGGTTGTGACCGTTCCCGAGGGCACCAGCTTCTCCGTTCGCCTGGTGGACCCGATTGACACTGAACGCAATAAAGTCGGCGACACGTTTCGCGCGACCGTGTCACAGCCGGTCATGATCGGCGATGAAGTCGTGATTCCCACTGACGCCGACGTTGAAGGCCGGGTGGTTGATTCCAAGAGTTCCGGCCACTTCCAGGGGCAGTCCGCCATTGCGCTCACGCTGACTCGTCTGCGCATGAACGGCAAGACCTACGCCCTGCGCACCAACCAGTACGACAAGCAGGGCAGTTCTCGCGGCAAGCGCACCGCAGCTACCGTCGGCGGCGGCGCGGCGTTGGGAGCGATTATTGGCGGGATCGCCGGCGGCGGTAAGGGTGCTGCCATAGGAGCAGGCGTGGGCGCCGGGGCCGGTACCGGAGTGCAGGCGGCCACCAAGGGCCAGCAAATCCAACTGCCTCCCGAGACTGTTCTGAACTTCCGCCTTGAAGGCCCGCTCAACGTCACGCCTGCCTCGGCGTCGGACCGTAACGCCGGCCGGCAGCGCGTGGACCAATAG